One Papio anubis isolate 15944 chromosome 9, Panubis1.0, whole genome shotgun sequence genomic window carries:
- the RNF10 gene encoding RING finger protein 10 isoform X7, with protein sequence MPLSSPNAAATASDMDKNSGSNSSSASSGSSKGQQPPRSASAGPAGESKPKSDGKNSSGSKRYNRKRELSYPKNESFSNQSRRSSSQKSKTFNKMPPQRGGGSSKLFSSSFNGGRRDEVAEAQRAEFSPAQFSGPKKINLNHLLNFTFEPRGQTGHFEGSGHGSWGKRNKWGHKPFNKELFLQANCQFVVCEDQDYTAHFADPDTLVNWDFVEQVRICSHEVPSCPICLYPPTAAKITRCGHIFCWACILHYLSLSEKTWSKCPICYSSVHKKDLKSVVATESRQYVVGDTITMQLMKREKGVLVALPKSKWMNVDHPIRLGDEQHSQYSKLLLASKEQVLHRVVLEEKVALEQQLAEEKHTPESCFIEAAIQELKTREEALSGLAGSKGEVTGVVAALEQLVLMAPLAKESVFQPRKSLLQQGVLEYLSAFDEETTEVCSLDTPSRPLALPLVEEEEAVSEPEPEGLPEACDDLELADDNLKEGTICTESSQQEPITKPGFTRLSSSPCYYFYQAEDGQHMFLHPVNVRCLVREYGSLERSPEKISATVVEIAGYSMSEDVRQRHRYLSHLPLTCEFSICELALQPPVVSKETLEMFSDDIEKRKRQRQKKAREERRRERRIEIEENKKQGKYPEVHIPLENLQQFPAFNSYTCSSDSALGPTSTEGHGALSLSPLSRSPGSHAD encoded by the exons ATGGAAAGAACTCAAGTGGATCCAAGCGCTATAATCGCAAACGTGAACTTTCCTACCccaaaaatgaaagttttagCAACCAGTCCCGTCGCTCCAGTTCACAGAAAAGCAAGACTTTTAACAAGATGCCTCCTCAAAGGGGCGGCGGCAGCAGCAAACTCTTTAGCTCTTCTTTTAATGGTGGAAGACGAGATGAG GTAGCAGAGGCTCAACGGGCAGAGTTTAGCCCTGCCCAGTTCTCTGGTCCTAAGAAGATCAACCTGAACCACTTGTTGAATTTCACTTTTGAACCCCGTGGCCAGACGGGTCACTTTGAAGGCAGTGGACATGGTAGCTGGGGAAAAAGGAACAAGTGGGGACATAAGCCTTTTAACAAGGAACTCTTTTTACAGGCCAA cTGCCAGTTTGTGGTGTGTGAAGACCAAGACTACACAGCTCATTTTGCTGATCCTGATACATTAGTTAACTGGGACTTTGTGGAACAAGTG CGCATTTGTAGCCATGAAGTGCCATCTTGCCCAATATGCCTCTATCCACCTACTGCAGCCAAGATAACCCGTTGTGGACACATCTTCTGCTGGGCATGCATCCTGCACTATCTTTCACTGAGTGAGAAGACATGGAGTAAATGTCCCATCTGTTACAGTTCTGTGCATAAGAAGGATCTCAAGAG TGTTGTTGCCACAGAGTCACGTCAGTATGTTGTTGGTGATACCATTACGATGCAGCTgatgaagagggagaaaggggtGTTGGTGGCTTTGCCCAAATCCAAATGGATGAATGTAGACCATCCCATTCGTCTAGGAG ATGAACAACACAGCCAGTACTCCAAGTTGCTGCTGGCCTCTAAGGAGCAGGTGCTGCACCGGGTAGTTCTGGAGGAGAAAGTAGCACTAGAGCAGCAGCTGGCAGAGGAGAAGCACACTCCCGAGTCCTGCTTTATTGAGGCAGCTATCCAGGAGCTCAAG ACTCGGGAAGAGGCTCTGTCGGGATTGGCTGGAAGCAAAGGGGAGGTCACTGGTGTTGTGGCTGCTTTGGAACAACTGGTGCTGATGGCTCCCTTGGCGAAGGAGTCTGTTTTTCAACCCAGGAAG AGTTTGCTGCAACAGGGTGTGCTGGAGTATCTGTCTGCCTTCGATGAAGAAACCACGGAAGTTTGTTCTCTGGACACTCCTTCTAGACCTCTTGCTCTCCCTCTggtagaggaggaggaagcagtgTCTGAACCAGAGCCTGAGGGGTTGCCAGAGGCCTGTGATGACTTGGAGTTAGCAGATGACAATCTTAAAGAGGGAACCATTTGCACTGAGTCCAGCCAGCAGGAACCCATCACCAAGCCAGGCTTCACACGCCTCAGCAGCTCTCCTTGTTACTACTTTTACCAAG CGGAAGATGGGCAGCACATGTTCCTGCACCCCGTGAATGTGCGCTGTCTCGTGCGGGAGTACGGCAGCCTGGAGAGGAGCCCCGAGAAGATCTCAGCAACTGTGGTGGAGATTGCTGGCTACTCCATGTCTGAG GATGTTCGACAGCGTCATAGATATCTCTCTCACTTGCCACTCACCTGTGAGTTCAGCATCTGTGAACTGGCTTTGCAACCTCCTGTGGTCTCTAAGGAAACCCTAGAGATGTTCTCAG ATGACATTGAGAAGAGGAAACGTCAGCGCCAAAAGAAGGCTCGGGAGGAACGCCGCCGAGAGCGCAGGATTGAAATAGAGGAGAACAAGAAACAGGGCAAGT ACCCAGAAGTCCACATTCCCCTCGAGAATCTACAGCAGTTTCCTGCCTTCAATTCCTATACCTGCTCCTCCGATTCTGCTTTGGGTCCCACCAGCACCGAGGGCCACGGggccctctccctttctcctctcagCAGAAGTCCAGGTTCCCATGCAG ATTAG
- the RNF10 gene encoding RING finger protein 10 isoform X5 — protein MSGGGQVAEAQRAEFSPAQFSGPKKINLNHLLNFTFEPRGQTGHFEGSGHGSWGKRNKWGHKPFNKELFLQANCQFVVCEDQDYTAHFADPDTLVNWDFVEQVRICSHEVPSCPICLYPPTAAKITRCGHIFCWACILHYLSLSEKTWSKCPICYSSVHKKDLKSVVATESRQYVVGDTITMQLMKREKGVLVALPKSKWMNVDHPIRLGDEQHSQYSKLLLASKEQVLHRVVLEEKVALEQQLAEEKHTPESCFIEAAIQELKTREEALSGLAGSKGEVTGVVAALEQLVLMAPLAKESVFQPRKSLLQQGVLEYLSAFDEETTEVCSLDTPSRPLALPLVEEEEAVSEPEPEGLPEACDDLELADDNLKEGTICTESSQQEPITKPGFTRLSSSPCYYFYQAEDGQHMFLHPVNVRCLVREYGSLERSPEKISATVVEIAGYSMSEDVRQRHRYLSHLPLTCEFSICELALQPPVVSKETLEMFSDDIEKRKRQRQKKAREERRRERRIEIEENKKQGKYPEVHIPLENLQQFPAFNSYTCSSDSALGPTSTEGHGALSLSPLSRSPGSHADFLLTPLSPTASQGSPSFCVGSLEEDSPFPSFAQMLRVGKAKADVWPKTAPKKDENSLVPPAPVESDGESDNSDRVPVPSFQNSFSQAIEAAFMKLDTPATADPLSEEKGGKKRKKQKQKLLFSTSVVHTK, from the exons ATGAGTGGAGGAGGACAG GTAGCAGAGGCTCAACGGGCAGAGTTTAGCCCTGCCCAGTTCTCTGGTCCTAAGAAGATCAACCTGAACCACTTGTTGAATTTCACTTTTGAACCCCGTGGCCAGACGGGTCACTTTGAAGGCAGTGGACATGGTAGCTGGGGAAAAAGGAACAAGTGGGGACATAAGCCTTTTAACAAGGAACTCTTTTTACAGGCCAA cTGCCAGTTTGTGGTGTGTGAAGACCAAGACTACACAGCTCATTTTGCTGATCCTGATACATTAGTTAACTGGGACTTTGTGGAACAAGTG CGCATTTGTAGCCATGAAGTGCCATCTTGCCCAATATGCCTCTATCCACCTACTGCAGCCAAGATAACCCGTTGTGGACACATCTTCTGCTGGGCATGCATCCTGCACTATCTTTCACTGAGTGAGAAGACATGGAGTAAATGTCCCATCTGTTACAGTTCTGTGCATAAGAAGGATCTCAAGAG TGTTGTTGCCACAGAGTCACGTCAGTATGTTGTTGGTGATACCATTACGATGCAGCTgatgaagagggagaaaggggtGTTGGTGGCTTTGCCCAAATCCAAATGGATGAATGTAGACCATCCCATTCGTCTAGGAG ATGAACAACACAGCCAGTACTCCAAGTTGCTGCTGGCCTCTAAGGAGCAGGTGCTGCACCGGGTAGTTCTGGAGGAGAAAGTAGCACTAGAGCAGCAGCTGGCAGAGGAGAAGCACACTCCCGAGTCCTGCTTTATTGAGGCAGCTATCCAGGAGCTCAAG ACTCGGGAAGAGGCTCTGTCGGGATTGGCTGGAAGCAAAGGGGAGGTCACTGGTGTTGTGGCTGCTTTGGAACAACTGGTGCTGATGGCTCCCTTGGCGAAGGAGTCTGTTTTTCAACCCAGGAAG AGTTTGCTGCAACAGGGTGTGCTGGAGTATCTGTCTGCCTTCGATGAAGAAACCACGGAAGTTTGTTCTCTGGACACTCCTTCTAGACCTCTTGCTCTCCCTCTggtagaggaggaggaagcagtgTCTGAACCAGAGCCTGAGGGGTTGCCAGAGGCCTGTGATGACTTGGAGTTAGCAGATGACAATCTTAAAGAGGGAACCATTTGCACTGAGTCCAGCCAGCAGGAACCCATCACCAAGCCAGGCTTCACACGCCTCAGCAGCTCTCCTTGTTACTACTTTTACCAAG CGGAAGATGGGCAGCACATGTTCCTGCACCCCGTGAATGTGCGCTGTCTCGTGCGGGAGTACGGCAGCCTGGAGAGGAGCCCCGAGAAGATCTCAGCAACTGTGGTGGAGATTGCTGGCTACTCCATGTCTGAG GATGTTCGACAGCGTCATAGATATCTCTCTCACTTGCCACTCACCTGTGAGTTCAGCATCTGTGAACTGGCTTTGCAACCTCCTGTGGTCTCTAAGGAAACCCTAGAGATGTTCTCAG ATGACATTGAGAAGAGGAAACGTCAGCGCCAAAAGAAGGCTCGGGAGGAACGCCGCCGAGAGCGCAGGATTGAAATAGAGGAGAACAAGAAACAGGGCAAGT ACCCAGAAGTCCACATTCCCCTCGAGAATCTACAGCAGTTTCCTGCCTTCAATTCCTATACCTGCTCCTCCGATTCTGCTTTGGGTCCCACCAGCACCGAGGGCCACGGggccctctccctttctcctctcagCAGAAGTCCAGGTTCCCATGCAG ACTTTCTGCTGACCCCTCTGTCACCCACTGCCAGTCAGGGCAGTCCCTCATTCTGCGTTGGGAGTCTGGAAGAAgactctcccttcccttcctttgccCAG ATGCTGAGGGttggaaaagcaaaagcagatGTGTGGCCCAAAACTGCTCCAAAGAAAG atgagaacAGCTTAGTTCCTCCTGCCCCTGTGGAGAGCGATGGGGAGAGTGATAATTCAGACCGTGTTCCTGTGCCCAGTTTTCAAAATTCCTTCAGCCAAGCTATTGAAGCAGCCTTCATGAAACTGGACACACCAGCTACTGCAGATCCCCTCTCTG